In Gimesia benthica, a single window of DNA contains:
- a CDS encoding peptidylprolyl isomerase, giving the protein MRHAQIYFLILALPGLFGCETTPKVDNPVLGPPPPRLESALKQQKLEETAVARHTQERNELIEGDFSESDNPFETPIVTASTTSEEISISPAGDDVEELRDSTVVAIVNGLPLFVSDILGVYEFQLLQAEQRMDSEDYKKLRQALVKRDLKGHVERLLLLHEMKSTLKKEQLDQLNQHLETAFDDQRVPELQKQMGVNSPQELEEKLNSQGRSLIFEKDLFMKQQAAVQFMAVKAKAKDQFSREEVLARYRSRIKDYEVPAKVQWQRIRITYSKHGGKDKAIAVLDEVIHKLQSGADFGEIAKQYSDGTRSDKNGSWGWTRRGSLAEAEIEEALFSLPVGEVSQVFETESSFQIVKVNGRKEAGHVPFADVQGKLEQTMITESRMKATKDILDKLYAKAIIESKFEIEREDDVKPANATSDSN; this is encoded by the coding sequence ATGCGCCACGCGCAAATCTATTTTCTGATACTGGCATTGCCTGGCTTATTCGGGTGTGAAACTACTCCCAAAGTAGATAACCCCGTGCTGGGACCACCACCGCCGCGCCTGGAGTCCGCTCTGAAGCAGCAGAAACTCGAAGAGACTGCCGTTGCCCGGCACACCCAGGAACGAAATGAACTGATCGAAGGTGATTTTTCAGAATCCGATAACCCCTTCGAAACACCGATCGTCACCGCGTCGACTACCTCCGAGGAAATCTCCATCAGCCCAGCCGGGGATGATGTAGAAGAACTTCGCGACAGTACGGTTGTGGCCATCGTCAACGGATTACCCCTGTTCGTATCTGATATTCTGGGAGTCTACGAATTCCAGTTGCTGCAGGCTGAACAGCGGATGGATTCGGAAGATTACAAAAAACTACGGCAGGCACTCGTCAAGCGTGACTTGAAAGGCCATGTCGAACGGTTACTCCTGCTGCACGAAATGAAAAGCACGCTCAAGAAAGAGCAACTCGATCAGCTGAATCAGCACCTGGAAACGGCGTTTGACGATCAGCGAGTCCCTGAACTTCAGAAGCAGATGGGTGTCAACTCTCCACAGGAGCTGGAAGAAAAACTTAATTCTCAAGGCCGCAGCCTGATTTTTGAAAAAGACCTGTTCATGAAACAGCAGGCTGCTGTGCAGTTCATGGCTGTCAAAGCCAAAGCGAAAGATCAATTCAGCCGGGAAGAAGTTCTGGCCCGGTATCGATCCAGAATCAAAGACTACGAAGTCCCCGCCAAAGTGCAGTGGCAGCGAATCCGGATTACTTACTCCAAACACGGTGGCAAGGATAAAGCCATCGCTGTGCTGGATGAAGTCATTCACAAACTGCAGTCCGGTGCCGACTTTGGGGAGATCGCAAAACAATACTCTGATGGAACCCGTTCCGATAAGAACGGATCCTGGGGCTGGACCCGGCGTGGCAGCCTGGCAGAGGCAGAAATTGAAGAAGCGCTGTTTTCACTCCCCGTGGGTGAAGTCAGCCAGGTATTCGAAACAGAAAGCTCTTTTCAAATCGTAAAGGTCAATGGTCGTAAAGAAGCAGGGCATGTCCCCTTTGCTGATGTCCAGGGAAAACTGGAACAAACCATGATTACAGAATCCCGAATGAAAGCCACCAAAGACATTCTGGATAAGCTGTATGCCAAAGCCATTATCGAATCGAAGTTTGAAATTGAACGCGAAGACGATGTAAAACCTGCAAATGCAACATCGGATTCAAACTGA
- a CDS encoding peptidylprolyl isomerase, with protein sequence MKSLFTLVWMMAATVMLDASSCLAEAPATYQVKMETTKGTFYIDVQRRWSPHGADRFYELVNSGFYNQCAFFRVIEGFMAQVGINGDPDTQAKWRDQTIQDDPVAKSNLRGYVTFAKTGAPNSRTTQLFINFQDNRRLDQMGFAPFGYISPEGMRVVDTLYNGYGEAAPRGRGPSQARLQLEGNAYLKREFPRLDYIVKASVVKNGKR encoded by the coding sequence ATGAAAAGCTTATTCACATTGGTCTGGATGATGGCAGCTACGGTGATGCTGGATGCTTCCAGTTGCCTGGCAGAGGCACCAGCGACTTATCAGGTGAAGATGGAGACCACCAAAGGGACATTTTACATCGACGTGCAACGCAGGTGGAGTCCTCACGGCGCAGACCGTTTCTATGAACTGGTAAACTCAGGCTTTTACAACCAGTGTGCTTTCTTCAGAGTCATTGAAGGCTTTATGGCCCAGGTGGGTATCAACGGCGATCCTGATACACAGGCCAAGTGGCGGGATCAGACCATTCAGGATGATCCTGTTGCGAAATCTAATTTGCGGGGCTATGTGACTTTCGCGAAAACGGGAGCCCCCAATTCCAGAACCACTCAGCTCTTCATTAATTTTCAGGATAACCGGCGACTTGATCAGATGGGGTTCGCTCCTTTTGGTTATATTTCCCCGGAAGGTATGCGCGTTGTGGATACCCTGTATAACGGCTACGGTGAGGCTGCGCCTCGAGGACGCGGTCCCTCGCAGGCACGACTTCAGCTTGAGGGTAATGCCTACCTGAAACGCGAATTCCCTCGACTGGATTACATTGTCAAAGCTTCAGTCGTGAAAAACGGGAAACGCTGA
- a CDS encoding GNAT family N-acetyltransferase, with the protein MIDQIEIRPAKHEDITPLSEFIVPFVEQGKILPRTSEELDELVETGFVAIEAGTEIVGFASLEIYSRKLAEIRSLVVADHRQGIGVGKKLVSACVDRARQRNILEVMAVTSSDVFFRSCGFDFTLPGEKKALFIQPHLTE; encoded by the coding sequence ATGATTGACCAGATAGAGATTCGCCCTGCTAAACATGAGGATATCACCCCGCTCTCCGAATTCATTGTCCCTTTCGTAGAGCAAGGCAAGATTCTGCCACGGACCTCAGAAGAACTGGACGAACTGGTTGAAACCGGATTTGTGGCGATCGAAGCAGGTACTGAGATAGTTGGATTTGCATCCCTGGAAATCTATTCTCGCAAACTGGCCGAAATCCGCAGTCTGGTAGTCGCAGATCACCGCCAGGGAATTGGAGTAGGGAAAAAGCTGGTCTCCGCATGTGTTGATCGCGCACGACAGCGGAATATCCTGGAAGTGATGGCAGTGACGTCTTCAGACGTATTCTTCCGAAGCTGCGGCTTTGATTTCACATTGCCTGGTGAGAAAAAAGCGCTGTTCATCCAGCCGCATCTGACAGAATAA
- a CDS encoding FKBP-type peptidyl-prolyl cis-trans isomerase, with the protein MKKTRFLLGCSLICLTATGCSNYVRQGEQVDPPAASAQVSPADNQQTEMEVAVADEANPGYSTTASGLKYRIVREGNDTKPGPQDQVTVHYRGTLEDGTEFDSSYKRGETISFPLNGVIPGWTEGLQLIGEGGEVELVIPPELGYGAAGAPPVIPGNATLHFKVELFKVN; encoded by the coding sequence ATGAAAAAAACACGATTTTTATTGGGATGCAGTCTGATCTGCCTGACAGCCACTGGCTGTAGTAACTATGTTCGCCAGGGAGAACAGGTTGATCCCCCGGCAGCCTCAGCGCAAGTCAGTCCAGCAGACAATCAGCAAACAGAAATGGAAGTAGCCGTGGCAGACGAAGCAAACCCCGGATATTCAACAACCGCCTCCGGACTCAAGTATCGTATCGTGCGTGAGGGAAATGACACCAAGCCCGGTCCGCAGGATCAGGTGACCGTTCATTACCGGGGCACTCTGGAAGATGGTACCGAATTTGACAGCTCCTACAAACGGGGCGAGACAATTTCATTCCCTCTCAACGGTGTGATTCCCGGTTGGACCGAAGGTCTTCAACTCATCGGTGAAGGGGGAGAGGTCGAACTGGTCATTCCGCCGGAACTGGGCTATGGTGCCGCTGGTGCTCCACCAGTGATTCCCGGTAATGCCACTCTTCATTTCAAAGTGGAACTCTTTAAAGTGAATTAG
- a CDS encoding inorganic diphosphatase, producing MTHCWHDVTPGQNLPRDFTAVIEIPTFSKVKYELDKGTGLLRLDRMLYSAVHYPANYGFIPQTLAEDDDPLDVLVLCQEPVDPLTILDARAIGVMTMIDSGKPDHKILAVAVNDPEYNPYTDASELPPHRLAMLRRFFQDYKMLEGKTVEVEEFQAASEAFPIIEDSLQRYSSQRRRGFL from the coding sequence GTGACCCACTGTTGGCACGATGTGACTCCCGGGCAGAACCTGCCTCGCGATTTCACGGCCGTTATCGAAATTCCTACTTTTTCCAAAGTGAAATATGAGTTAGACAAAGGCACGGGCCTGCTCAGGCTGGACCGAATGCTCTACTCAGCAGTCCATTATCCCGCCAACTATGGGTTCATTCCCCAGACTCTGGCTGAAGACGACGACCCTTTGGACGTTCTGGTACTCTGTCAGGAACCGGTAGACCCCCTGACAATTCTGGATGCCCGGGCTATCGGGGTGATGACCATGATCGACAGCGGCAAACCAGACCATAAAATTCTGGCGGTCGCCGTGAATGATCCGGAATACAATCCCTACACTGATGCTTCTGAACTACCACCACATCGTCTGGCCATGCTCAGACGCTTCTTCCAGGATTACAAAATGCTGGAAGGCAAGACGGTTGAGGTCGAAGAATTTCAGGCAGCTTCTGAAGCGTTTCCGATCATCGAAGATTCACTGCAGCGATACAGCAGCCAGCGACGTCGCGGTTTTCTATAA
- a CDS encoding PDZ domain-containing protein yields MKQFQWFLLSGLITSLIAIQTSVADESPLQAPKPGQPQSLQQNPTLNPAPSSSTDAAGPQGKFRVTTRSTGETEMRNFVGVVTEPIPAYLEAQLHDILTAGQGIGIKMVVPDSPAQQAGLKPFDVLTSYNGKAITSSDILRKFVLDSDKGETIQLEVIRASRKQTIELTLTQKLFRYYKFQVTPLGQKPQLADNNQKDKPKKPDTGKDAPIAARSTETDPLGRKEPLNFNSPTTINTHNLCLLFVGKAKGDYSVEVNYQDETETLQSYHFAGNPREITEQIVDLPDNVQLIINERLKELKLALQGKASFRLQIKPHMQGKDRFTRVLLSRATKEKSVRMVELDHPLGNRPNLNVNQILGNQVFTNELEQLTPAIQEQIRTMLHRIRIPTIRVHADSPI; encoded by the coding sequence ATGAAACAGTTTCAATGGTTCTTATTGAGCGGGCTGATTACGTCTCTGATTGCCATTCAGACGTCAGTTGCTGACGAGAGTCCCCTGCAGGCACCAAAACCAGGGCAACCTCAGTCTCTCCAGCAAAACCCCACCCTCAATCCAGCGCCGTCTTCGTCGACAGACGCCGCTGGCCCGCAGGGAAAGTTCCGGGTTACTACGCGCTCAACCGGCGAGACCGAAATGCGGAACTTCGTGGGTGTCGTCACGGAACCGATCCCAGCTTATCTGGAAGCCCAGCTGCACGACATACTGACAGCAGGACAGGGAATCGGTATCAAGATGGTGGTGCCAGACTCTCCTGCCCAACAGGCAGGTCTCAAACCATTTGACGTGCTGACCAGCTATAACGGCAAAGCCATCACCTCATCTGATATTCTAAGGAAGTTTGTCCTCGATTCAGACAAGGGTGAGACCATCCAGTTGGAAGTCATCCGCGCGTCCCGAAAACAGACGATTGAACTGACCCTGACCCAGAAACTGTTTCGCTACTACAAGTTTCAGGTCACTCCACTCGGTCAGAAACCGCAACTGGCGGACAATAACCAAAAGGACAAACCGAAAAAACCAGATACCGGCAAAGATGCACCCATTGCAGCCCGTTCAACGGAAACGGATCCCCTTGGAAGAAAAGAACCACTGAACTTTAACTCGCCAACCACGATCAACACCCACAACCTTTGTCTGCTGTTTGTAGGCAAAGCCAAAGGGGATTATTCTGTCGAAGTCAATTATCAGGATGAGACCGAGACCCTGCAGTCATATCACTTCGCTGGCAATCCCCGGGAAATCACCGAACAGATCGTCGACCTGCCCGATAACGTGCAGTTAATCATCAATGAGCGACTCAAAGAGTTGAAGCTGGCACTCCAGGGCAAAGCCAGTTTTCGGTTGCAGATCAAACCACACATGCAGGGGAAAGATCGCTTTACCCGCGTGCTGTTGAGCCGGGCTACCAAAGAGAAGTCTGTTCGCATGGTTGAGCTCGACCATCCGCTGGGAAATAGACCGAATCTGAATGTCAATCAGATTCTGGGGAATCAGGTCTTTACGAATGAACTGGAACAGCTGACACCCGCGATCCAGGAACAGATTCGCACCATGCTGCATCGCATTCGGATTCCAACCATCCGGGTCCATGCAGACAGCCCGATCTAA
- a CDS encoding RNA polymerase sigma factor has protein sequence MPDKQANNWSAEIEAVYLREGRELWALLYAQCSDSDRAYDALQEAFVRLQSQEVESIRNIRAWVLTVAQNWLRDYARRQNHAAKPADFLDNIVGKPADPSEDLQRNETNSRIRQALQQLRSEDREVLVLRYALGWSSKRMSIALNTSTSAIDMRLSRARKRLCEELEKVGIDHETV, from the coding sequence ATGCCTGATAAGCAGGCCAATAACTGGTCGGCAGAGATCGAGGCGGTCTATTTGCGTGAAGGACGAGAACTTTGGGCTTTGTTATATGCCCAGTGTTCCGACTCGGATCGCGCATATGACGCGCTGCAGGAAGCGTTCGTACGTTTACAAAGCCAAGAAGTAGAGTCAATTCGAAATATCCGGGCCTGGGTTTTGACTGTTGCTCAAAACTGGTTGCGTGACTATGCACGAAGGCAGAATCATGCAGCTAAGCCCGCAGATTTTTTGGACAACATTGTGGGAAAACCTGCTGATCCATCAGAGGATCTGCAGAGAAACGAGACTAACAGCCGAATCCGGCAAGCACTTCAACAACTTCGATCCGAGGACCGCGAGGTTCTCGTACTTCGTTATGCACTAGGATGGTCATCAAAACGAATGTCAATTGCTCTGAATACATCGACTTCAGCAATCGACATGAGGCTTTCTCGCGCCAGAAAGCGTCTTTGTGAAGAGTTGGAAAAAGTGGGGATTGATCATGAAACCGTATGA
- a CDS encoding NIPSNAP family protein gives MQQNRINRRSLLAGILGAVAALGLGQPVPAAEQQSQEYYELRTYRITKEQNQKVVSDYLEQALLPALNRAGIKKVGVFKEIDAKDDYSLYMLIPFQSLNQLSSLNDKLEADKAYHAAAASYFAIPKKDAPYSRIESRLMKAFKGMPILETPKGKGPNLFELRTYESHNANLARLKVDMFNSGEIDIMRDVLLAPVFYGEMLIGDDVPNLTYMLSAPNREAHEKHWEGFRKHPEWDRMKKMDKYKGTVSKITNWYLEPLPYSEIQ, from the coding sequence ATGCAACAGAATCGAATTAACCGACGCAGCCTGCTGGCAGGTATTCTGGGAGCCGTTGCTGCTCTGGGACTGGGACAACCCGTGCCCGCGGCAGAGCAGCAGAGTCAGGAATATTATGAACTGCGGACCTACCGCATCACGAAAGAGCAGAATCAGAAGGTGGTCAGCGACTACCTGGAACAGGCCCTGTTGCCGGCGCTGAATCGCGCGGGAATCAAGAAAGTGGGCGTGTTCAAAGAAATCGATGCCAAGGATGACTATTCCCTCTACATGCTGATTCCCTTCCAATCGCTGAATCAGCTGTCCAGTCTGAATGATAAACTGGAAGCGGACAAAGCATATCACGCAGCAGCCGCATCCTACTTCGCCATCCCTAAAAAAGACGCCCCCTACAGTCGGATTGAAAGTCGTCTGATGAAAGCCTTCAAGGGGATGCCGATTCTGGAAACCCCGAAAGGAAAAGGCCCCAACCTGTTCGAACTGCGGACCTACGAAAGTCACAATGCCAATCTGGCCCGCCTGAAAGTGGACATGTTCAACTCGGGCGAGATTGACATCATGCGTGACGTGCTGCTTGCTCCCGTGTTCTATGGCGAGATGCTGATCGGTGACGATGTTCCCAACCTGACCTACATGCTTTCCGCCCCCAACCGGGAGGCACATGAAAAACACTGGGAAGGATTCCGCAAGCATCCCGAGTGGGACCGCATGAAAAAGATGGACAAATACAAGGGGACTGTATCCAAGATCACAAACTGGTATCTGGAACCACTGCCTTACTCTGAGATTCAGTAA
- a CDS encoding CocE/NonD family hydrolase, whose translation MRKLAPACLWMILCLVFCPALFAQEAPPLKFEKGVTEKHVMIPMRDGVKLSAYLYIPQGKGPWPVLMEQRYASLRGKGSRLSFAEMAGHDYVVCAVNYRGSQQSEGTWVGYRDLQWGEKQDGYDVVEWLAKQPWSTGKIGTFGSSQGGYAQNYLAVTQPPHLVCQFMIDTGLSLYHEGYFIGGAAKPNRFKGMDAVCRVAAHNRALMEEWFSHPDYDEYWQAEDCTLHFDKMNVPCFTVGSWYDFMCVGSIQSYIGRQHKGGPNSRGHQKLYIGPWLHGRFNKVNKVGDMLYPENANFDMMAEMIRWFDHYLKGKRNEIEIDPNVRYYVMGAVGEPGAPGNVWRATNDWPVPVEETPYYLQQDGKLSTSKPTAADSFTELIADPLNPEKIEGRGFPGARDARVVEEQENVLTFTTDTLTEAVEWTGNVKAELLVSSSAKDTDFIVRVSDVYPDGRSILIIDMIRRARYRDGFEQQKFMEPGEVYKVGFNVGWLSQIFNKGHKIRVTVCSTGAPFYEPNPNTGEPITIEFPEKVVVAKNKIHHSSGQASRILAPVKP comes from the coding sequence ATGCGAAAACTGGCCCCTGCCTGCCTGTGGATGATTTTATGCCTCGTTTTCTGTCCTGCCTTGTTCGCGCAGGAAGCCCCGCCACTCAAATTTGAAAAAGGGGTCACCGAAAAACATGTCATGATCCCCATGCGGGATGGCGTCAAGCTCTCCGCCTACCTCTATATTCCTCAGGGTAAAGGCCCCTGGCCGGTTCTGATGGAACAGCGCTACGCCAGCCTGCGAGGCAAGGGTTCGCGGCTTTCATTCGCAGAGATGGCCGGACATGATTATGTGGTCTGTGCCGTCAACTACCGGGGTTCCCAGCAGTCAGAAGGCACTTGGGTCGGCTACAGGGACCTGCAATGGGGGGAAAAGCAGGATGGTTACGATGTCGTTGAATGGCTGGCTAAACAGCCCTGGTCGACTGGCAAGATCGGCACGTTCGGCAGCTCCCAGGGGGGCTATGCGCAGAACTATCTGGCAGTGACACAACCACCCCACCTGGTCTGTCAGTTCATGATCGATACGGGGCTCAGCCTGTATCATGAGGGCTATTTCATTGGTGGTGCAGCGAAACCGAATCGATTCAAGGGAATGGATGCTGTCTGCCGCGTGGCTGCCCACAACCGGGCTCTGATGGAAGAATGGTTTTCGCACCCCGATTACGATGAATACTGGCAGGCAGAAGACTGTACCCTGCATTTTGATAAGATGAACGTGCCCTGCTTTACCGTGGGAAGCTGGTACGACTTTATGTGCGTCGGCTCGATCCAGAGCTATATCGGACGCCAGCACAAAGGGGGACCGAATTCCCGCGGTCATCAGAAACTGTATATCGGGCCTTGGTTGCACGGCCGGTTTAATAAGGTCAATAAAGTCGGTGACATGCTCTATCCAGAGAATGCGAACTTCGACATGATGGCCGAGATGATCCGCTGGTTCGATCACTACCTGAAGGGAAAGCGGAACGAGATCGAAATTGATCCCAATGTCCGTTACTACGTGATGGGAGCGGTTGGTGAACCGGGGGCACCAGGTAATGTCTGGCGGGCAACCAACGACTGGCCGGTACCAGTTGAGGAAACCCCCTACTACCTGCAACAAGATGGCAAACTGTCGACCTCTAAGCCGACTGCAGCAGACTCGTTCACCGAGTTGATTGCAGACCCATTGAACCCGGAGAAAATTGAAGGCCGGGGCTTCCCCGGTGCCCGCGATGCCCGCGTTGTCGAAGAACAGGAAAACGTACTGACCTTCACGACCGACACACTGACTGAAGCGGTCGAATGGACGGGAAATGTGAAGGCCGAGCTGCTGGTCTCATCCTCGGCCAAAGATACCGACTTCATTGTCCGCGTCAGCGATGTCTATCCGGACGGGCGTTCGATTCTGATCATTGATATGATCCGTCGCGCCCGCTACCGGGATGGTTTCGAACAGCAGAAATTCATGGAACCGGGAGAGGTTTACAAGGTCGGCTTCAATGTGGGCTGGCTGAGCCAGATCTTCAACAAAGGGCATAAAATTCGGGTAACCGTCTGTTCGACAGGAGCCCCATTCTACGAACCCAATCCCAATACGGGAGAGCCGATTACAATCGAGTTTCCCGAGAAAGTGGTCGTCGCCAAAAATAAAATTCATCACAGCAGCGGCCAGGCATCCCGTATTCTGGCGCCTGTGAAACCTTGA
- the mgtE gene encoding magnesium transporter, which translates to MNDSQPLSESTHIELPDVWDQLDEIVKAGESEAAINFLNALPPGEEARILAQLSIDEQQAFLNLLDGEHAAWLMEALPDLQAAALLSSLSPEQAAHIVDEMNSDEQADLLDQLPEEQSEKILEVMDPEEAENVRFLSKYTRLCAGGLMITELLSFEESQTVDDVVSDLRQNAEQYAEYNVQYIYVINQDLQLVGVLRLRDLLMAPPGKRLSNLMIPSPLCVPDSTSLQELQHFFDSHPLFGLPVVDEANVLVGVVRREDVEEAGEEQAGKTFLRFAGIMGGEELRSLPLKIRSARRLSWLSINIVLNIVAASVIAMYEDTLSSVIALAVFLPIVSDMSGCTGNQAIAVSTRELVLGVIRPRDWVYVFKKEFALGMVNGLALGFLLGIVAYIWKGNGYLGLVIGGALAANTLMAVCLGALIPMVLKGFKLDPALASGPILTTITDMCGFFLVLSLAQAFLPLLT; encoded by the coding sequence ATGAACGACTCACAGCCACTCAGCGAATCGACACATATCGAACTGCCTGATGTCTGGGATCAACTGGATGAGATCGTCAAAGCTGGTGAATCCGAAGCGGCGATCAACTTCCTGAATGCGCTCCCCCCCGGGGAAGAAGCGCGAATTCTGGCACAGCTCTCCATCGATGAGCAGCAGGCGTTTTTGAACCTGCTGGATGGCGAGCATGCCGCCTGGCTGATGGAAGCGCTGCCGGACCTGCAGGCAGCGGCGCTGCTCTCGTCTCTGTCTCCCGAACAGGCCGCTCACATTGTTGATGAAATGAACAGTGACGAGCAGGCCGACCTCCTGGATCAACTACCCGAGGAACAGTCGGAAAAGATTCTGGAAGTCATGGATCCAGAAGAAGCGGAAAACGTCCGCTTCCTTTCGAAATACACCAGACTCTGTGCCGGCGGTCTGATGATCACAGAGCTGCTCTCCTTTGAAGAGTCGCAAACGGTTGACGATGTGGTATCCGACCTCCGTCAGAACGCCGAACAATACGCTGAATATAACGTGCAGTATATTTATGTCATCAATCAGGATCTGCAACTGGTCGGTGTTCTGCGTTTGCGGGACCTGCTGATGGCGCCTCCCGGCAAGCGTCTTTCCAACCTGATGATTCCCAGCCCACTCTGTGTGCCTGACTCCACGAGCCTGCAGGAGTTACAGCACTTCTTTGATTCACACCCGCTGTTCGGCCTGCCGGTTGTCGACGAAGCCAATGTACTGGTCGGCGTCGTCCGTCGCGAAGATGTCGAAGAAGCTGGAGAAGAACAGGCTGGCAAGACCTTTCTGCGATTTGCAGGGATTATGGGCGGGGAAGAACTCCGCAGTCTACCTCTCAAAATTCGCAGCGCCCGGCGTCTGTCCTGGTTGAGCATCAACATTGTGCTGAATATTGTTGCCGCCAGTGTGATTGCCATGTATGAAGATACGCTTTCCAGCGTCATCGCTCTGGCAGTTTTCCTGCCGATTGTTTCCGACATGAGTGGTTGCACAGGTAACCAGGCGATCGCGGTGAGTACGCGGGAACTGGTCCTGGGTGTGATTCGACCGCGCGACTGGGTATACGTATTCAAAAAAGAATTTGCGTTAGGCATGGTTAACGGTCTGGCCCTCGGGTTTCTGCTGGGCATCGTCGCCTATATCTGGAAAGGCAATGGTTACCTGGGCCTGGTGATCGGTGGCGCCCTGGCCGCGAATACCCTGATGGCGGTCTGTCTGGGTGCTCTGATCCCGATGGTTCTCAAAGGATTCAAACTCGACCCCGCCCTGGCCTCAGGTCCGATCCTGACCACCATCACCGACATGTGCGGATTCTTCCTGGTGCTCTCATTAGCTCAGGCATTTCTGCCCTTGCTAACGTGA